From a single Cyclobacterium marinum DSM 745 genomic region:
- a CDS encoding glycosyltransferase produces MSVQISVIIPTYHDWKRLAMCVDALVCQTFPKNNFEVIIVNNDPNDSIPLELILPDNMIIINESKPGSYAARNSAMKIAKGNILAFTDSDCIPDKDWLNNAYKYFKNNISDRVGGKIDLFYLADKKTMAECYEAAYAFRQKRNVNQKKVSVTANLFVNRKVFQLIGVFDEVMSGGDIDWNRRASLQNVSIVYGEDVIINHPARDSLEELKRKKIRVFQGIKKIQKQSFKDHLKNVFYPFLLFYIFVITDNKPIFDAKELNFFDKMRAFVVKFLIFKWVSLFYIDLLIKEYFKK; encoded by the coding sequence ATGAGTGTACAAATTTCGGTAATCATTCCTACTTATCATGATTGGAAAAGATTGGCAATGTGTGTTGATGCGTTAGTTTGTCAAACTTTTCCAAAAAATAATTTCGAAGTAATCATTGTAAATAATGATCCTAATGATTCAATACCTCTTGAACTTATACTTCCAGATAATATGATCATTATCAATGAAAGTAAACCAGGATCTTATGCGGCAAGAAATTCTGCTATGAAAATTGCTAAGGGGAATATTCTGGCTTTTACAGACTCAGATTGTATTCCTGATAAGGATTGGCTAAATAATGCTTATAAATACTTCAAAAATAATATCTCAGATAGAGTTGGAGGCAAAATTGATCTATTCTATTTGGCTGATAAAAAAACTATGGCAGAATGTTATGAAGCAGCCTATGCTTTTCGTCAAAAAAGAAATGTTAATCAAAAAAAGGTTTCGGTTACCGCAAACTTATTTGTTAACCGAAAAGTGTTTCAATTAATCGGTGTTTTTGATGAAGTTATGTCTGGTGGGGATATTGATTGGAATCGGCGAGCAAGTTTGCAAAATGTTTCTATAGTTTATGGTGAAGATGTTATAATTAATCACCCTGCAAGAGATTCCTTGGAAGAACTAAAAAGGAAAAAAATTAGAGTTTTTCAAGGAATTAAAAAAATTCAAAAACAGTCATTTAAAGATCATTTGAAAAATGTCTTTTATCCTTTTTTATTGTTTTATATTTTCGTCATAACTGATAATAAGCCTATCTTTGACGCAAAGGAATTGAATTTTTTTGATAAAATGAGAGCCTTCGTAGTCAAATTTTTAATATTTAAATGGGTTTCATTATTTTATATAGATTTGTTGATAAAGGAATATTTTAAAAAATGA
- a CDS encoding glycosyltransferase family 4 protein, with protein MRILKILQGSDAGGVYTCETQFIKYWVSRGVIVDVIILGDGNALERYKSIASNYQVIENLDANYSGSPINILLAIRKAIKFAYKYKSKIKFKESYDAIIYRRPVFIHFAGELSKLLGAKVYWHLPNFINRKFGRFYYSYYMKSYGVEPVANSHYTKDTVGEQCKHVIYPGFDPSRIKATNESFRSELGISASSKVFGIAARINHTKAQDLVIKAMVNSGAFKKNMHIIIAGDLKDKNFIEHCRLQAGEFEKQVHFLGRIDDLPKFYSSIDVYVNSRRDEEPFGISIAEALGAGLPVLAYYLGGPSEMIEDGINGWFINEPNEKGYTEGFNRVLKDLQNWKVMGMAGLDRSTKFSAEVNAQNFIEIIEKDN; from the coding sequence ATGAGAATATTAAAAATATTACAAGGTTCAGATGCAGGTGGTGTTTATACATGTGAAACTCAATTTATTAAATATTGGGTTTCTAGAGGTGTTATAGTAGATGTAATTATACTTGGAGATGGAAATGCATTAGAAAGATATAAAAGTATAGCATCTAATTACCAAGTAATAGAAAATTTAGATGCGAATTATTCAGGTAGCCCTATTAATATTCTATTAGCTATTAGGAAGGCTATTAAATTTGCTTACAAGTATAAAAGTAAAATCAAGTTTAAAGAAAGTTATGATGCTATAATATATAGGAGACCAGTTTTTATACATTTTGCAGGAGAATTAAGTAAATTATTAGGAGCTAAGGTGTATTGGCATCTTCCTAACTTTATAAATCGAAAGTTTGGTAGATTTTACTATTCTTATTATATGAAATCATATGGAGTTGAGCCTGTTGCCAATAGCCACTATACAAAAGATACAGTAGGTGAGCAATGTAAACATGTTATATATCCCGGTTTTGATCCTAGTAGAATAAAAGCCACAAATGAGAGCTTTCGGTCCGAATTAGGTATTTCTGCCTCCTCTAAAGTATTCGGAATCGCTGCAAGGATTAACCATACTAAGGCCCAGGATTTGGTGATAAAAGCCATGGTGAATTCAGGAGCTTTTAAAAAAAATATGCATATTATTATTGCTGGTGATTTGAAAGATAAAAACTTCATTGAACATTGTAGATTGCAAGCAGGAGAGTTTGAAAAACAAGTTCATTTTCTCGGAAGGATTGATGATCTTCCGAAATTTTATTCTTCTATAGATGTTTATGTCAATAGTCGTAGAGATGAGGAACCATTTGGAATAAGTATTGCTGAAGCATTAGGAGCAGGTTTGCCTGTGTTAGCATATTATTTAGGTGGCCCTTCAGAAATGATTGAAGATGGAATTAATGGTTGGTTTATTAATGAACCTAATGAAAAGGGCTATACAGAAGGTTTTAATAGAGTTTTAAAGGATTTACAAAATTGGAAGGTTATGGGAATGGCAGGTTTAGACAGGTCTACTAAATTTAGTGCGGAAGTTAACGCTCAAAATTTTATTGAAATTATAGAAAAGGACAATTAA
- a CDS encoding O-antigen ligase family protein has product MNKHLFFISFFTFSGFYAVLAILISLGMTGVTRYVNVPLRLLTTIVMLYVFFKSFDRNTFKGSNGIYVFLFCLFWTVYLSKVVWHQSFNFKLVRTWYEYVFYAFNFCFLPFLSFLSINFSKYKNDILNALLYSGLIMGLVSFYLYRDLLTSGIGRISNVIYTDSDQGTISPLALSYAGSLTIALCIYKYLYEYISLNKTQIILLILNLILSIIMFYLGASRGSVVALLLSLLILFFYGNRKIRVKFLFVGLIFFPILIAGAIKMGSAVFTRTTNTIESESIGGREKFWLDSWNEFLNYPFLGGRIEIGFYPHNFLLEVLMATGFIGGILLLSVLIKGVINIHKKSAFEEGYVWVMLVLCQGVIQYSFSGAVYFAILLFFPLGLAFSSYYKPSVNNYNFKNQYD; this is encoded by the coding sequence ATGAATAAACATTTATTTTTTATATCATTCTTTACTTTTTCAGGTTTTTATGCTGTTTTAGCTATACTTATTTCATTAGGTATGACAGGCGTTACTCGTTATGTTAATGTCCCTTTGAGATTGTTAACAACTATAGTCATGCTTTACGTTTTTTTTAAAAGCTTTGATAGGAATACTTTTAAAGGATCCAATGGTATATATGTGTTTTTATTTTGTTTGTTTTGGACTGTTTATTTAAGTAAAGTTGTTTGGCATCAAAGTTTTAATTTTAAGTTGGTTCGTACGTGGTATGAATATGTTTTTTATGCATTTAATTTTTGTTTTCTACCTTTTCTATCTTTTTTATCAATTAACTTTAGTAAATATAAAAATGATATTCTTAACGCATTGTTATATTCCGGGTTAATTATGGGTTTAGTTAGCTTTTATTTATATAGAGATTTATTAACGAGTGGTATTGGTAGAATTAGTAATGTTATATATACTGATTCTGACCAAGGTACTATAAGTCCACTTGCCTTGTCCTATGCTGGGTCTCTTACTATTGCATTATGTATTTATAAATATCTATATGAGTATATATCCTTAAATAAAACTCAAATTATTCTTTTGATTTTAAATTTGATTTTATCAATTATTATGTTTTATCTCGGTGCTTCTCGAGGATCCGTAGTAGCCTTATTACTTTCTCTTTTAATTTTATTCTTCTATGGAAACAGAAAGATAAGAGTTAAGTTTTTATTTGTTGGACTAATATTTTTCCCTATTTTAATAGCCGGTGCAATTAAAATGGGAAGTGCTGTGTTTACAAGAACTACTAATACTATAGAATCAGAAAGTATCGGAGGTAGAGAAAAATTTTGGCTAGATTCATGGAATGAATTTTTGAATTACCCATTTCTAGGAGGAAGAATAGAAATAGGATTTTACCCTCATAACTTTTTATTAGAAGTGTTAATGGCTACAGGGTTTATTGGTGGGATATTACTGTTATCTGTTTTAATTAAAGGTGTTATAAATATTCATAAAAAATCAGCATTTGAAGAGGGATATGTTTGGGTTATGTTAGTTTTATGCCAAGGTGTAATTCAATATTCCTTTTCTGGTGCCGTTTATTTTGCTATCCTTTTATTTTTCCCTCTTGGTTTGGCTTTTTCCTCATATTATAAACCTAGTGTTAATAATTATAATTTTAAAAACCAATATGACTAA
- a CDS encoding glycosyltransferase: protein MTNTCLIYNYAQHYRKGVFIKLDNELQCDSYFGDKMGDVNKMDYNLLPHFQKELINIPLIPPFYWQSGAVSLIFKNYKHYILLGEYYCLSTWLILILSKFSSKKVHLWTHGWYGNESFLKRLIKKSFFGLADNILLYGEYAKKLMIKEGFNAGKLHVVFNSLDYERQLKERERLSQNSLYGKHFKNDNPTLIFIGRLTKVKKLDMILEAMQTLKSEGIHFNFVFVGEGEEKGKLEKLVKDYQLCSSVWFYGASYDEKEISNLIFNATLCISPGNVGLTAMHSLVYGTPVITHNDFPNQMPEFEAIVAGKSGVFFNRNSLSDMTEKIKFWLLEKTDREKIRIDCFDRIDQFYNPQYQTKVIKNLIN, encoded by the coding sequence ATGACTAATACATGTCTTATTTACAACTACGCCCAACATTATCGTAAAGGGGTTTTTATAAAGTTGGATAATGAACTTCAATGTGATTCTTATTTTGGTGATAAAATGGGAGATGTTAATAAAATGGATTATAATCTATTGCCCCATTTTCAAAAAGAATTAATAAATATTCCTTTAATACCTCCATTTTATTGGCAATCTGGTGCGGTAAGTTTAATTTTTAAAAATTATAAACACTATATTTTATTAGGAGAATATTATTGCCTTTCTACCTGGTTGATTTTGATTTTGTCAAAATTTTCTTCTAAAAAAGTTCACCTTTGGACCCATGGATGGTATGGGAATGAATCTTTTCTGAAAAGATTGATAAAAAAATCTTTTTTTGGTTTAGCCGATAATATTTTATTGTATGGTGAGTATGCCAAGAAATTAATGATAAAAGAAGGTTTCAATGCTGGTAAATTACATGTTGTTTTCAATTCATTGGATTACGAGCGACAACTAAAAGAAAGGGAAAGACTTAGTCAAAACTCCTTGTATGGTAAGCATTTTAAAAACGATAATCCCACACTTATTTTTATTGGTAGGTTAACAAAGGTTAAAAAATTAGATATGATCCTTGAAGCCATGCAGACACTTAAATCAGAAGGAATACATTTTAATTTTGTTTTTGTTGGTGAGGGAGAAGAGAAGGGTAAGCTTGAAAAGCTTGTTAAGGATTATCAACTTTGTTCTTCTGTTTGGTTTTATGGTGCCTCGTATGACGAAAAAGAAATTTCAAATTTAATATTTAATGCTACACTTTGTATCTCTCCTGGTAATGTTGGACTTACAGCCATGCATAGCTTGGTTTATGGCACTCCTGTAATTACGCATAATGACTTTCCTAATCAAATGCCTGAATTTGAAGCTATTGTTGCAGGAAAATCGGGTGTATTTTTTAATCGAAATAGCCTAAGTGATATGACAGAAAAAATTAAATTTTGGTTATTAGAAAAAACGGATAGAGAGAAGATTAGGATTGATTGCTTTGATAGAATTGATCAATTTTATAATCCTCAATATCAAACCAAAGTTATTAAAAACTTAATTAACTAG
- a CDS encoding acyltransferase, whose translation MKAKLRKIHRLIKMFIIRKRYRLKNVDKTFYMAGNSSISSDLVAGEFSYIGPRAKIYPKVKIGAYTMLANDVSIIGGDHAFNKVGLPIIFSGRGVLEETNIGKDVWIGAYSKILTGVTIGDGVIVGMGSVVTKDLEEYSVYAGVPAKKIKDRFKSQKEIGEHKEMLSKSAKIAGFNLEMLCS comes from the coding sequence ATGAAAGCTAAGTTGAGAAAAATTCACCGGTTGATCAAGATGTTTATTATCAGGAAGAGATACCGCTTAAAAAACGTTGATAAAACTTTTTATATGGCTGGGAATTCTTCTATTTCTTCTGATTTGGTTGCAGGTGAATTCTCTTATATTGGCCCTAGAGCTAAAATATACCCGAAAGTAAAAATTGGAGCTTATACCATGTTAGCCAATGATGTAAGTATTATTGGAGGAGATCATGCATTTAATAAGGTTGGTTTACCGATTATTTTTTCAGGAAGAGGTGTCTTAGAAGAAACAAACATAGGTAAGGATGTATGGATTGGTGCTTATTCTAAAATTTTGACAGGTGTAACGATTGGAGATGGAGTAATTGTGGGGATGGGGTCTGTTGTTACTAAAGACCTTGAAGAATATTCTGTGTATGCTGGAGTCCCTGCCAAAAAGATTAAAGATCGTTTTAAAAGTCAAAAAGAAATAGGCGAACATAAAGAAATGTTGTCTAAATCTGCTAAAATAGCAGGTTTTAACTTGGAAATGCTTTGTAGCTGA
- a CDS encoding nitroreductase family protein — protein MNKSTIRKKFPFLLYLGIGHSYFNSFKKFAKFSGVVKQNNDRKLVSKIIADYHVIEKGLTMSETRSGFGKERLMALIDNCILYIKLYGNNDEQLQHSVSVILEYRDYHRNIDFALDGDLDLKIKELNALYREALPSSQKNLIKTNYFSSGEGSFLNFSKSRLSVRNYSDEIIPDDTLKKATKLARNAPSSCNRQTVKVNVFSDKNQIAKILEIQGGNRGFGHLADKLIILTSDLAYWHGVYEMTGPYVDGGIFAMNLLYALHYYEIGACPLNCNLSPQKDKKLRELCDIPDSEVFVVMISCGKVPDNFKVPASKRYSVDNIIRFH, from the coding sequence ATGAATAAAAGTACTATACGGAAAAAATTTCCTTTTTTGTTGTATTTAGGAATTGGACATTCCTATTTTAATAGTTTTAAAAAATTTGCTAAATTCTCTGGTGTTGTTAAGCAAAACAACGACCGTAAATTGGTTAGTAAGATTATAGCAGATTATCACGTTATTGAAAAAGGACTTACCATGTCAGAAACCAGATCAGGTTTTGGTAAAGAACGATTAATGGCACTCATTGATAATTGTATTCTATATATTAAATTATACGGTAATAATGATGAACAATTGCAACATTCTGTAAGTGTTATTCTTGAATACCGAGATTACCATAGAAATATTGACTTCGCTCTAGATGGTGATCTTGATTTGAAAATAAAAGAACTTAATGCATTGTATAGGGAAGCTTTACCTTCTTCACAGAAAAATTTAATAAAAACCAATTACTTTAGTAGTGGAGAAGGCTCATTTTTAAATTTTTCCAAATCAAGACTTAGTGTTAGAAATTATTCAGATGAGATAATACCTGATGATACTCTAAAAAAAGCAACGAAACTCGCCAGAAATGCTCCATCATCTTGTAACCGTCAAACGGTAAAGGTTAATGTCTTTTCAGATAAAAATCAAATAGCTAAAATTCTTGAAATCCAAGGAGGAAATAGGGGATTTGGCCATCTTGCAGATAAGCTTATCATTTTAACTTCTGATTTGGCTTATTGGCATGGGGTTTATGAAATGACTGGACCTTACGTTGATGGTGGGATTTTCGCCATGAATCTCCTTTATGCATTGCATTATTACGAAATTGGAGCTTGTCCACTTAATTGTAACTTATCTCCTCAAAAAGATAAGAAGCTTCGAGAATTATGTGATATACCTGACTCAGAGGTTTTTGTTGTTATGATTAGTTGTGGTAAGGTTCCTGATAATTTCAAAGTTCCTGCTTCCAAAAGATATTCAGTTGATAATATTATTAGATTTCATTAG
- a CDS encoding polysaccharide pyruvyl transferase family protein, which produces MKDKNIGLITILHVNNYGAELQAFALQHKLNDFGYTAEIINYLYYKNPKHKATARSQPFIKLTPVQKLKEFLYPYIAQFKSIPFYKQKKKRDKKFADFHAEFTKISKAYPSMDDLYNAKLSYNIFMVGSDQVWNPYTNSNIEPYFLKFAPESSLKIAYASSFGVSQIPKEYHLEYKKLLSNIDKIGVREKNGVEIVNEISGKKASWVLDPTFLLKKEEWKKIALLPDFQKPYLLLYVLTDSDYITQLAYQIAEKLNLQIVRICKNASKEDSTNDILNVIDAGPREFLGWFHNASFALTTSFHGACFSLNFNVPFYSILKPNKANNSRQISLLSELGLEDRILYVENEKPSDESFGIQFDKVNVILDRKREESITFLKNSIEESNAI; this is translated from the coding sequence ATGAAGGATAAAAACATTGGTTTAATCACAATTTTGCATGTGAATAATTATGGAGCGGAATTACAAGCTTTTGCTTTGCAACATAAATTGAATGACTTCGGCTATACGGCAGAAATCATCAATTACTTGTATTATAAAAACCCTAAACATAAAGCCACTGCTCGTTCTCAGCCTTTTATAAAATTAACGCCGGTTCAAAAGCTTAAAGAATTTTTATACCCCTATATTGCTCAGTTTAAATCCATTCCATTCTATAAACAGAAGAAAAAAAGGGATAAAAAGTTTGCTGATTTTCATGCCGAATTCACCAAAATATCGAAGGCTTATCCTAGTATGGATGATTTGTATAATGCCAAACTTTCCTATAATATTTTCATGGTAGGAAGTGATCAGGTTTGGAATCCTTATACCAACTCAAATATTGAGCCTTATTTTCTAAAATTTGCTCCAGAAAGTTCGCTTAAAATTGCTTATGCATCAAGTTTTGGAGTTAGCCAAATCCCAAAAGAATATCATTTAGAATACAAAAAATTGTTGAGCAATATTGATAAAATTGGGGTTAGGGAAAAAAATGGTGTTGAAATTGTAAATGAAATTTCCGGAAAAAAAGCTTCATGGGTTTTGGATCCAACTTTTTTGCTCAAGAAAGAGGAATGGAAAAAAATTGCTCTACTCCCTGATTTCCAAAAACCTTATTTGCTTTTGTATGTATTGACAGATTCAGATTATATTACCCAATTGGCTTATCAAATTGCTGAAAAATTGAATCTTCAGATAGTTAGGATTTGCAAAAATGCATCGAAAGAAGACAGTACCAATGATATTTTGAATGTAATAGATGCGGGTCCCCGTGAATTTTTAGGCTGGTTTCATAATGCCAGTTTTGCGCTAACCACCTCGTTTCATGGCGCATGTTTTTCTTTGAATTTTAACGTCCCTTTCTATTCAATTCTCAAACCTAATAAAGCCAATAATAGCCGGCAAATTAGTTTACTCTCGGAATTAGGATTGGAAGATAGAATCTTATACGTTGAAAACGAAAAGCCCTCAGATGAATCATTTGGGATACAGTTTGATAAAGTAAATGTAATTTTAGACCGTAAAAGAGAAGAATCAATCACTTTTCTTAAAAATTCTATAGAAGAATCCAATGCAATTTGA
- a CDS encoding LbetaH domain-containing protein, translated as MQFEKYKDNLGFKNKIGRLVWNIVWALFFRTLNLPVFNGWRIFLLRLFGAKIGKGCKINATVKIWAPWKLQLGDLVAIGFDVLVYNPGMITIGSKVAISQRAHLCSASHDISISTHPLITAPIIIEDRAWVASDAFVGPGVKIGEGAVLGARGCVFKNVEPWHVMGGNPAKFLKKREILG; from the coding sequence ATGCAATTTGAAAAGTATAAAGATAATCTGGGTTTTAAAAATAAGATTGGGCGTTTAGTTTGGAATATAGTATGGGCCTTGTTTTTCAGGACCTTAAACTTACCTGTTTTTAATGGTTGGCGTATATTTCTATTAAGGCTATTTGGAGCTAAAATAGGCAAGGGTTGTAAAATTAATGCCACCGTAAAAATATGGGCTCCTTGGAAACTTCAATTAGGAGATCTTGTGGCCATTGGGTTTGATGTACTTGTTTATAATCCGGGTATGATTACAATTGGGAGTAAAGTAGCTATTTCTCAGCGAGCCCACTTATGTAGTGCTTCCCATGATATATCAATTTCTACTCATCCCCTAATTACCGCTCCAATTATTATTGAGGACAGGGCATGGGTTGCTTCAGATGCATTCGTAGGTCCCGGAGTAAAAATTGGAGAAGGAGCTGTTTTGGGTGCAAGAGGTTGTGTTTTTAAAAATGTGGAACCTTGGCATGTAATGGGGGGGAATCCGGCTAAATTTTTAAAGAAAAGAGAAATTTTGGGATAA
- a CDS encoding glycosyltransferase family 2 protein, translating to MKKITVIILTFNEERHIARCITSLGDIAETVFLIDCFSNDRTVEIAKEKGAIVVQREWPGNQANQFNWALQNLPIQTEWVFRLDADEILLPELVDEIKNKVPLLDNDITGVVLKRRHYFFNKWVKRGVYPVKLLRLFRFNKAKCEQRWMDEHIQLLEGQAIEFENDFVDHNLHDIHWWIQKHNGYATREAIELLDVELNLLSSIEETKVLGDQAVAKREKKLKYAKQPLFLRSFAYFLYRYIFKLGFLDGKEGFLWNFFQGWWYRTLVDAKIYEIRKSCGKDKEKIKKFIKITYKIDI from the coding sequence ATGAAAAAAATTACTGTTATCATCTTAACGTTTAATGAGGAAAGGCACATTGCAAGATGTATAACCAGTTTAGGAGATATTGCTGAAACTGTTTTTTTGATTGATTGTTTTTCAAATGATAGAACTGTTGAAATTGCAAAAGAAAAAGGTGCTATAGTAGTTCAAAGAGAATGGCCGGGTAATCAAGCAAACCAATTCAATTGGGCACTTCAAAATTTACCTATACAAACGGAATGGGTATTTAGGTTGGATGCTGATGAAATTTTACTACCTGAACTTGTAGATGAAATTAAAAATAAAGTACCACTTCTGGATAATGATATTACAGGGGTTGTATTAAAAAGAAGACATTATTTTTTTAATAAATGGGTGAAACGTGGTGTTTATCCAGTAAAATTGCTTCGTCTATTTAGGTTTAATAAAGCCAAATGTGAGCAAAGGTGGATGGATGAACATATTCAATTGCTGGAAGGCCAGGCTATTGAATTTGAAAATGATTTTGTGGATCACAATCTCCATGATATCCATTGGTGGATTCAAAAACACAATGGTTATGCTACAAGGGAGGCTATAGAATTGCTTGATGTCGAATTGAACCTCTTATCCAGTATTGAAGAAACAAAAGTTTTAGGTGATCAAGCGGTTGCCAAAAGGGAAAAAAAACTTAAGTATGCCAAACAACCACTCTTTTTAAGATCTTTTGCCTATTTTCTATATAGATACATTTTTAAACTTGGATTTTTAGATGGTAAAGAAGGTTTCTTATGGAACTTCTTTCAAGGCTGGTGGTATAGAACATTAGTTGATGCAAAAATTTATGAAATCCGAAAATCATGTGGAAAAGACAAGGAAAAAATTAAAAAATTTATAAAAATCACCTATAAGATTGATATTTGA
- a CDS encoding YdcF family protein produces MVIFSNLYLFNQVAKYWETSLSLIDSLPDNRIAVLLGGMARQDLRTKRIIFSKSSDRLFQSLALLKNGKINQIVISGGPEDPLNIRSSEAKFLKDYLLKLGFDEDEIIVEGKSRNTFENALFSKKIFDQRKLSKSIVLITSGFHMFRAKRCFEKQGFEVTPFITDPLSTYRPLEYSDLIVPHPEVLYYWNLLFKEWVGVIAYKLNNYI; encoded by the coding sequence TTGGTCATTTTTTCTAATTTATACCTCTTTAATCAAGTAGCTAAATACTGGGAGACTAGCCTTTCTTTAATAGATAGCCTACCTGATAATAGAATTGCCGTACTATTAGGAGGTATGGCTCGACAAGACTTAAGGACAAAAAGAATAATTTTTTCTAAATCTTCAGATAGGTTGTTTCAATCCTTGGCTTTACTAAAAAATGGGAAAATTAATCAAATTGTCATTAGCGGTGGGCCTGAAGATCCGCTAAATATCCGTTCTAGTGAAGCGAAATTTTTAAAAGATTATTTATTGAAATTAGGATTTGACGAAGATGAAATAATTGTTGAAGGCAAATCAAGGAATACTTTTGAAAATGCTTTATTTAGTAAAAAAATATTTGACCAAAGAAAGTTATCTAAAAGCATTGTTTTGATTACCTCCGGTTTTCATATGTTTAGGGCTAAAAGATGTTTTGAAAAGCAAGGATTTGAAGTAACTCCTTTTATAACTGATCCACTATCAACTTATCGACCCTTAGAATATTCAGATTTAATAGTTCCACACCCTGAGGTTCTTTATTATTGGAATTTACTATTTAAAGAATGGGTAGGAGTGATTGCTTATAAGTTAAATAACTATATATAA
- a CDS encoding glycosyltransferase family 2 protein, translated as MTLKISLITVTYNSAQTLQDTISSVAKQEYPDIEYIVVDGSSKDNTVDIIRRNESTISNWVSEPDKGMYDAMNKGINMATGDVIGILNSDDFFFDTKVLAEIAAAFNTSSSPDAVIGDIVFVDDEDENKIIRRYSAKKWKPSKFAWGYMPPHPSFFVRKEFFDKLGPYKTDYKIAADYELLIRFLLKGKINWKYLPIVTTKMRMGGLSTQGFQSLVTLNKEIARGCKENQVYTNPAMIYSKYLFKPFEFIFK; from the coding sequence ATGACTTTAAAAATCAGCTTAATTACCGTTACTTATAATTCTGCTCAAACTTTACAGGATACCATTAGCTCTGTAGCCAAACAAGAATACCCTGATATTGAATATATTGTGGTAGACGGATCCTCCAAAGACAATACTGTTGATATCATAAGGCGGAATGAGTCCACCATTAGCAACTGGGTTTCTGAACCTGATAAAGGCATGTATGATGCCATGAATAAAGGGATTAACATGGCCACAGGAGATGTGATCGGCATTCTCAATTCCGATGATTTCTTTTTTGATACCAAAGTTCTTGCCGAAATTGCAGCTGCCTTTAATACATCCTCTTCACCCGATGCGGTGATAGGTGATATTGTCTTTGTGGATGATGAAGATGAAAATAAAATAATCCGTAGGTATTCTGCCAAAAAATGGAAACCATCCAAGTTTGCTTGGGGCTATATGCCTCCTCATCCTTCATTTTTTGTTAGAAAAGAATTTTTCGATAAACTTGGACCTTATAAAACCGATTATAAAATTGCCGCTGATTATGAACTACTTATTCGGTTTTTACTTAAAGGAAAAATAAATTGGAAATACTTACCCATTGTCACTACTAAAATGCGTATGGGTGGACTGAGTACACAGGGCTTCCAAAGCCTGGTTACCTTGAATAAAGAAATTGCTCGTGGGTGTAAAGAAAACCAAGTGTATACCAATCCGGCCATGATCTATTCCAAATACCTCTTTAAACCTTTTGAATTTATATTTAAGTAA